A stretch of the Arachis stenosperma cultivar V10309 chromosome 6, arast.V10309.gnm1.PFL2, whole genome shotgun sequence genome encodes the following:
- the LOC130932475 gene encoding glutamate--cysteine ligase, chloroplastic-like, which yields MLFESLYIPHLYAYTEKVVFRDSKLTRLLRDSLRGRTKTCIIATVSPAVHCMEETLSTLDYEHRAKHIKNKPQVRLKRYMEIRGADGGTSDMLCALPAFWDGLDRRGLNESSFLDPLKDVVGTGLTPADRLLDMFHNMWENSVDPIFRERCY from the exons ATGCTCTTTGAGTCTTTGTATATTCCTCATTTATATGCTTACACGGAAAAGGTGGTATTTAGGGATAGCAAGTTGACACGTTTACTGCGTGATTCCCTTAGGGGAAGAACCAAAACATGCATCATAGCGACAGTATCCCCTGCAGTCCATTGCATGGAAGAAACTTTGAGCACGCTGGATTATGAACATAGGGCAAAGCACATAAAAAATAAGCCTCAG GTCAGGCTCAAGAGGTACATGGAAATAAGGGGTGCTGATGGGGGAACCTCAGATATGCTGTGTGCTCTGCCAGCATTTTGG GATGGCTTGGACAGGAGAGGCCTAAATGAATCCAGTTTTTTGGATCCATTAAAAGACGTCGTTGGAACAG GTTTGACGCCAGCTGATAGGCTTCTAGATATGTTTCATAACATGTGGGAAAACAGCGTAGATCCTATCTTTAGAGAGCGCTGCTACTAA